ATTAGCTGGAGCAATGAGTACTGCCGAATTAGGTAAAATATTTGCAGAGATGATTCGCCAAGAAAAAGTACATATTATTTCGTGTACAGGTGCAAACCTAGAAGAAGATGTGATGAATTTAGTAGCACATTCTCACTACAAACGCATTCCTAATTATCGTGATTTAACCCCACAAGATGAATGGGATTTATTGTTAAAGGGTTTAAACAGAGTTACAGACACGTGTATCCCTGAAGATGAAGCTTTTAGAAGATTACAAAAACACATATTCAAAATTTGGAAAGATGCCGAAGATAATGATGAACGTTATTTTCCACGTGAATACATGTATAAATTATTACTTTCAGGCGTATTAGAAGAGTATTATGAAATCGATTTAAAAGATTCATGGATGTATGCTGCTGCCGAAAAAAACTTACCGATTGTTGTTCCTGGATGGGAAGATTCTACGATGGGTAATATTTTTGCTTCTTACGTAATGAAAGGAGATTTAAAAGCTAGTACGATGAAATCAGGTATCGAATACATGACTTTTTTAGCTGATTGGTATACTGATAATTCTGATAATGGTATCGGATTTTTTCAAATAGGTGGTGGTATTGCTGGTGATTTCCCTATTTGTGTAGTGCCAATGTTATATCAAGATATGGAAAGAGAAGACACACCTTTTTGGAGTTATTTCTGTCAAATTTCAGATTCAACAACAAGTTACGGTTCGTACTCTGGAGCTGTACCAAATGAAAAAATAACTTGGGGAAAATTAGATATTGATACACCTAAGTTTATTATTGAAAGTGATGCAACTATTGTTGCACCATTAATTTTTGCGTATCTTTTAGAAATGTAAATATGAAACGAGTAATTGTAGAATACAAAAAACTAACAACTGATATTTTAGATTTATTAATTGAAAAATATCCTGATGGTTACGATTATACTGATATTATTTCCTTTAAAAATACTAAAGGAGAAACTGTAAAAGCTGTAGAAGTTAAAACTGATGATACACTATATCTTGTAAAAATCAGTGCAATGTTAGAACAAACTATGGAAGATTATTCAGAAGATGAAGAATCATTTGAAGAGTTATAAAATAGCTCAATAAAAATTATGAATGCTAGTTATTTTCAAAAATAGTATCGAGAACTTTGTCGAGAAACTCAAATTCTCGATACTAATTTTAGTATTGTATAATTTATTAAAAAAAACACGTAATCAAATTGATTACGTGTTTTTTAATATATAATAGTAATTAGTATATTTTATTAAATAGTTTCTCCTAATTCTTTTAATTTAGAAGTGTTTTCTGCAAGCATTAACTCATCAATAATTTTCTGAATATCACCATTAATAATATTTGATAAATCATATAAAGTTAAACCAATTCTATGATCGGTCATACGTCCTTGTGGAAAGTTATAGGTTCTAATCTTTGCAGATCTATCACCAGAAGTAACCATCGTTCCACGTTTTAAAGCATCAGCAGCATTTTTCTTTGCTAACTCCATTTCGTATAAACGAGAACGTAATACTTTAAACGCTTTTTCTTTATTTTTATGTTGCGATTTCTGATCTTGACATTGCGCTACTAAACCAGTAGGAATATGTGTTAAACGAACCGCTGAATACGTTGTATTTACCGACTGCCCTCCAGGACCTGACGAACAGAAAAAGTCAATACGTACCTCTTTAGGGTTAATTTCTACATCAAATTCTTCAGCTTCAGGAAAAACCATACAAGTTGCTGCCGATGTATGTACACGACCTTGTGTTTCGGTTTGCGGTACACGTTGTACACGGTGTACACCTGCCTCAAATTTTAATGTTCCATAAACATCATCACCAGAAACTTCAAATTGAATTTCTTTAAAACCTCCGTTTGTTCCTTCAGAATAATCTACTGTTGATACTTTCCAGCCTCTACCTTCGCAATATTTAGTATACATTCTAAATAATTCACCTGCAAAAATACTTGCTTCATCTCCACCTGCTCCTGCTCTAAGTTCTACAACGGCATTTTTACCATCTTCAGGATCTTTCGGAATAAGCATAAACTTAATTTCATCTTCTAAAACAGGAATACGCTTTTTAGCGTCATCCATTTCCATTTTAGCCATTTCCGTCATTTCAGCATCACTACCGTCAGCTATAATTTCTTTAGCTTCTTCAATTGAATCGGTTAGGCTTTTATACTCTTCACCTTTCTTTACAACTTTACCTAAATCTTTATATTCTTTACTTAACTTAACGTAACGTTTTTGATCCATTATAACTTCTGGTTGGATAATTAAATCCGAAATTTCGTCATAACGTTGCTTTATAATTCTTAATTTGTCTAACATCTTCTAGCTTTTCTGGTTTGCGAATTTACGGATTTTTATCGGAATTATTTTTAAAATATGTTCAAATAAAAAAACGTATATCAATGCTATTACAG
The Tenacibaculum pacificus DNA segment above includes these coding regions:
- a CDS encoding deoxyhypusine synthase family protein, which produces MQKPITNFIEKYFLHFNAASLVDAAKGYETQLAEGAKMLVSLAGAMSTAELGKIFAEMIRQEKVHIISCTGANLEEDVMNLVAHSHYKRIPNYRDLTPQDEWDLLLKGLNRVTDTCIPEDEAFRRLQKHIFKIWKDAEDNDERYFPREYMYKLLLSGVLEEYYEIDLKDSWMYAAAEKNLPIVVPGWEDSTMGNIFASYVMKGDLKASTMKSGIEYMTFLADWYTDNSDNGIGFFQIGGGIAGDFPICVVPMLYQDMEREDTPFWSYFCQISDSTTSYGSYSGAVPNEKITWGKLDIDTPKFIIESDATIVAPLIFAYLLEM
- the prfA gene encoding peptide chain release factor 1, whose amino-acid sequence is MLDKLRIIKQRYDEISDLIIQPEVIMDQKRYVKLSKEYKDLGKVVKKGEEYKSLTDSIEEAKEIIADGSDAEMTEMAKMEMDDAKKRIPVLEDEIKFMLIPKDPEDGKNAVVELRAGAGGDEASIFAGELFRMYTKYCEGRGWKVSTVDYSEGTNGGFKEIQFEVSGDDVYGTLKFEAGVHRVQRVPQTETQGRVHTSAATCMVFPEAEEFDVEINPKEVRIDFFCSSGPGGQSVNTTYSAVRLTHIPTGLVAQCQDQKSQHKNKEKAFKVLRSRLYEMELAKKNAADALKRGTMVTSGDRSAKIRTYNFPQGRMTDHRIGLTLYDLSNIINGDIQKIIDELMLAENTSKLKELGETI